One genomic window of Bacillus mycoides includes the following:
- the dnaK gene encoding chaperone protein DnaK: MSKIIGIDLGTTNSCVAVMEGGEPKVIPNPEGNRTTPSVVAFKNEERQVGEVAKRQAITNPNTIMSVKRHMGTDYKVEVEGKDYTPQEISAIILQNLKASAEAYLGETVTKAVITVPAYFNDAERQATKDAGRIAGLEVERIINEPTAAALAYGLEKQDEEQKILVYDLGGGTFDVSILELADGTFEVISTAGDNRLGGDDFDQVIIDHLVAEFKKENSIDLSQDKMALQRLKDAAEKAKKDLSGVTQTQISLPFISAGAAGPLHLELTLTRAKFEEISAGLVERTLEPTRRALKDAGFSPSELDKVILVGGSTRIPAVQEAIKRETGKEPYKGVNPDEVVALGAAVQGGVLTGDVEGVLLLDVTPLSLGIETMGGVFTKLIERNTTIPTSKSQVFSTAADNQPAVDIHVLQGERPMSADNKTLGRFQLTDLPPAPRGIPQIEVTFDIDANGIVNVRAKDLGTSKEQTITIQSSSGLSDEEVDRMVQEAESNADADQKRKEEVELRNEADQLVFQTDKVVKDLEGKVDAAEVAKATEAKEALQAAIEKNELEEIRVKKDALQEIVQQLTVKLYEQAQAAAGQAEGAQGAQDAGAKKDNVVDAEFEEVKEDK; encoded by the coding sequence ATGAGTAAAATTATCGGTATTGACTTAGGTACAACAAACTCTTGTGTAGCTGTTATGGAAGGTGGAGAACCAAAGGTTATCCCAAATCCAGAAGGAAACCGTACAACACCTTCTGTTGTAGCTTTCAAAAATGAAGAGCGTCAAGTTGGGGAAGTTGCGAAACGTCAAGCAATTACAAACCCAAATACAATCATGTCTGTTAAACGTCATATGGGTACAGACTATAAAGTAGAAGTTGAAGGTAAAGATTATACACCTCAAGAAATTTCTGCAATCATTTTACAAAACTTAAAAGCTTCTGCTGAAGCGTACTTAGGTGAAACAGTGACAAAAGCTGTTATTACAGTACCAGCATACTTCAACGATGCAGAACGCCAAGCGACAAAAGATGCTGGTCGTATTGCTGGTTTAGAAGTAGAGCGTATCATTAACGAACCAACAGCAGCAGCACTTGCTTACGGTTTAGAAAAACAAGATGAAGAACAAAAAATTCTAGTATATGACTTAGGTGGCGGTACGTTTGACGTATCTATCCTTGAGTTAGCAGATGGAACATTTGAAGTTATTTCAACTGCTGGTGACAACCGTCTTGGTGGAGATGACTTTGACCAAGTTATCATCGATCATTTAGTAGCTGAATTCAAAAAAGAAAATAGCATTGATTTAAGCCAAGATAAAATGGCACTTCAACGTTTGAAAGATGCAGCTGAAAAAGCGAAGAAAGATCTTTCTGGTGTAACACAAACACAAATTTCATTACCATTCATTAGTGCTGGAGCTGCTGGTCCATTACACTTAGAATTAACGTTAACAAGAGCTAAATTCGAAGAAATTTCAGCTGGTCTTGTTGAAAGAACATTAGAGCCAACTCGTCGTGCATTAAAAGACGCTGGTTTTTCTCCAAGCGAATTAGATAAAGTTATCCTTGTTGGTGGTTCTACTCGTATCCCAGCTGTACAAGAAGCAATTAAACGTGAAACTGGTAAAGAGCCATACAAAGGTGTAAACCCAGATGAAGTTGTAGCATTAGGTGCTGCAGTTCAAGGTGGCGTACTTACTGGTGATGTAGAGGGCGTTCTATTATTAGACGTAACTCCACTTTCTTTAGGTATCGAAACTATGGGTGGTGTGTTCACGAAATTAATCGAGCGTAACACTACAATTCCAACAAGTAAGTCACAAGTATTCTCAACAGCTGCTGATAACCAACCAGCGGTAGACATTCACGTACTACAAGGTGAGCGTCCAATGTCAGCTGACAACAAAACATTAGGTCGTTTCCAATTAACAGACCTTCCGCCAGCACCACGTGGAATTCCACAAATCGAAGTAACATTCGATATTGATGCGAACGGTATCGTTAACGTACGTGCAAAAGACTTAGGAACAAGTAAAGAGCAAACTATTACAATCCAATCTTCTTCAGGTCTTTCTGATGAAGAAGTAGATCGTATGGTACAAGAAGCGGAATCAAATGCTGACGCTGACCAAAAACGTAAGGAAGAAGTTGAACTTCGTAACGAAGCTGACCAACTTGTATTCCAAACAGACAAAGTTGTAAAAGATTTAGAAGGTAAAGTAGATGCAGCTGAAGTAGCGAAAGCAACGGAAGCGAAAGAAGCATTACAAGCGGCAATCGAGAAAAACGAACTTGAAGAAATCCGTGTGAAAAAAGATGCTCTTCAAGAAATCGTACAACAATTAACTGTTAAATTATACGAGCAAGCTCAAGCAGCTGCAGGGCAAGCAGAAGGTGCACAAGGAGCACAAGACGCTGGCGCGAAAAAAGATAATGTAGTAGACGCTGAGTTTGAAGAAGTAAAAGAAGACAAGTAA
- a CDS encoding YqxA family protein, protein MERGRNSLSRFTLLCICGTVLCLLMMIAGVALANHGLKSMKGYRQLSYEQIAHMTGTEGAGAESEISRDTFSAIEKQKQLESLRSFNVVEGIGMAIASVARDMTKFGTDIVVGAIKGIFS, encoded by the coding sequence ATGGAAAGAGGCAGAAATAGTTTGAGTCGATTTACGCTGTTATGTATATGCGGTACAGTCTTATGCTTGCTTATGATGATAGCTGGAGTGGCGCTCGCTAATCATGGTCTGAAAAGTATGAAGGGGTATCGTCAGCTGTCATATGAACAAATTGCTCATATGACAGGAACAGAAGGCGCTGGGGCTGAATCAGAAATTTCGAGAGATACGTTTTCGGCTATTGAAAAACAAAAACAGTTAGAAAGCTTAAGAAGTTTTAATGTTGTAGAAGGTATCGGTATGGCGATAGCAAGTGTTGCTCGTGATATGACAAAGTTTGGGACGGATATAGTGGTTGGGGCAATAAAAGGGATTTTTAGTTAA
- the grpE gene encoding nucleotide exchange factor GrpE, producing the protein MEERNEQVVEEVKEAQVEEAVTTDNSEEAVEEKSEAALLQETVDELQAKLTETEGRTLRLQADFENHKRRVQMDKQAAEKYRAQSLVSDILPALDNFERAMQVEATDDQMKSLLQGMEMVHRQLLEALTKEGVEAIEAVGKQFDPHEHQAVMQVEDSEFESNAVVEEFQKGYKLKDRVIRPSMVKVNQ; encoded by the coding sequence GTGGAAGAGCGTAACGAACAAGTGGTAGAAGAAGTGAAAGAAGCGCAAGTTGAAGAAGCTGTCACGACAGACAACAGCGAAGAAGCTGTAGAAGAGAAAAGTGAAGCTGCTCTTTTACAAGAAACAGTGGATGAGTTACAAGCGAAACTAACGGAAACGGAAGGTCGCACACTACGTCTACAAGCTGATTTTGAAAATCATAAGCGCCGCGTTCAAATGGATAAACAGGCTGCTGAAAAATATAGAGCACAAAGTCTTGTGTCAGATATTCTGCCAGCTCTTGATAATTTTGAAAGAGCAATGCAAGTGGAAGCAACTGATGATCAAATGAAGTCCTTATTACAAGGTATGGAAATGGTGCATCGTCAATTGTTAGAAGCGCTGACTAAAGAAGGTGTTGAAGCGATTGAAGCTGTTGGTAAACAGTTCGATCCTCATGAGCACCAAGCTGTTATGCAAGTAGAAGACAGTGAGTTTGAATCAAACGCGGTTGTGGAGGAATTCCAAAAAGGCTATAAACTAAAAGACCGTGTGATTCGCCCATCAATGGTAAAGGTAAATCAATAA
- the rpsT gene encoding 30S ribosomal protein S20, which translates to MANIKSAIKRAKLSEERRSHNASIKSDMRTAVKTVETLVTNNDLENAKEAFKTASKKLDKAARKGLIHQNAAARQKSRLAKQVNA; encoded by the coding sequence ATGGCAAACATCAAATCTGCTATCAAACGCGCTAAACTTAGCGAAGAGCGTCGTTCACATAACGCTTCTATCAAGTCTGACATGCGTACTGCTGTTAAAACTGTAGAAACTTTAGTTACTAATAACGATCTTGAAAATGCTAAAGAAGCTTTCAAAACTGCTTCTAAAAAACTTGACAAAGCAGCTCGTAAAGGTCTTATCCACCAAAACGCTGCAGCTCGTCAAAAATCTCGCTTAGCGAAACAAGTAAACGCGTAA
- the lepA gene encoding elongation factor 4 — MNKEERAKRQSKIRNFSIIAHIDHGKSTLADRILEKTNALAQREMKAQLLDSMELERERGITIKLNAVQLTYKAKDGEEYILHLIDTPGHVDFTYEVSRSLAACEGAILVVDAAQGIEAQTLANVYLALDNNLEILPVINKIDLPSADPERVRQEVEDVIGLDASEAVLASAKAGIGIEDILEQIVEKVPAPTGDSEEPLQCMIFDSLYDPYRGVIAYIRVVNGTVKVGDKVRMMATGKEFEVTEVGVFTPKTTQRDELTVGDVGFLAASIKNVGDTRVGDTITHAKRQAVEPLKGYRKLNPMVFCGLYPIDSARYNDLRDALEKLELNDSALEFEPETSQALGFGFRCGFLGLLHMEIIQERIEREFKIDLITTAPSVIYKVYLTNGEDLIVDNPSNMPDPQAIDRVEEPFVKAAIMVPNDYVGAVMEICQGKRGTFIDMQYLDETRVTLTYEIPLSEIVYDFFDQLKSNTKGYASFDYELIGYKPSKLVKMDILLNNEQVDALSFIVHRDSAYDRGKVIVEKLQKLIPRQQFEVPIQATIGNKVVSRSTIKAMRKNVLAKCYGGDISRKRKLLDKQKEGKKRMKSVGSVEVPQEAFMAVLKMDDN; from the coding sequence ATGAATAAAGAAGAAAGAGCAAAAAGACAGTCCAAAATTCGTAACTTCTCCATCATTGCTCACATTGACCACGGGAAATCAACGTTGGCAGACCGTATTTTGGAGAAAACAAACGCGTTGGCACAGCGCGAAATGAAGGCGCAATTGCTTGACTCTATGGAGTTGGAGCGTGAGCGTGGTATTACAATTAAATTAAATGCAGTACAACTAACGTATAAAGCGAAAGACGGTGAAGAGTATATTCTTCACTTAATCGATACTCCAGGACACGTCGACTTTACGTACGAAGTATCTCGTAGTTTAGCGGCTTGTGAAGGTGCAATTCTTGTTGTGGATGCAGCGCAAGGAATTGAGGCGCAAACATTAGCGAACGTATATTTAGCGCTTGATAATAATTTGGAAATTTTACCAGTTATTAATAAAATCGACTTACCAAGTGCAGACCCAGAACGCGTACGTCAAGAGGTAGAAGATGTAATTGGTTTAGATGCATCGGAAGCTGTACTTGCTTCAGCGAAAGCTGGCATTGGTATTGAAGATATTTTAGAACAAATCGTTGAAAAGGTACCAGCTCCAACAGGTGATTCAGAAGAGCCGTTACAATGTATGATTTTCGATTCTTTATATGATCCGTACCGTGGTGTAATTGCATATATCCGTGTTGTAAATGGAACGGTAAAAGTTGGCGATAAAGTACGTATGATGGCAACTGGAAAAGAATTTGAAGTAACAGAAGTAGGTGTGTTTACACCGAAAACAACGCAACGTGACGAGTTAACAGTAGGTGATGTAGGTTTCTTAGCAGCATCTATTAAAAACGTAGGCGATACACGCGTAGGTGATACGATTACACATGCGAAACGTCAGGCTGTAGAGCCGTTAAAAGGGTATCGTAAATTAAATCCAATGGTATTCTGTGGTTTATATCCAATCGATTCTGCACGTTATAACGACTTACGTGATGCGTTAGAAAAACTAGAATTGAATGATTCTGCTCTTGAATTTGAGCCTGAAACATCTCAAGCTTTAGGTTTTGGTTTCCGTTGTGGTTTCTTAGGGCTGCTTCACATGGAGATTATTCAAGAACGTATTGAACGTGAATTCAAGATTGACTTAATTACAACAGCGCCAAGCGTTATTTATAAAGTGTATTTAACAAACGGTGAAGATCTTATTGTTGATAATCCATCTAATATGCCAGATCCACAGGCTATCGATCGTGTAGAAGAGCCGTTTGTGAAGGCTGCAATTATGGTTCCGAATGACTATGTTGGAGCTGTAATGGAAATTTGCCAAGGGAAACGTGGAACGTTTATTGATATGCAATATTTAGATGAAACACGTGTTACATTGACATATGAAATCCCGTTATCAGAAATCGTATATGATTTCTTCGATCAATTGAAATCAAATACGAAAGGATATGCATCATTTGACTACGAGTTAATTGGTTATAAACCATCTAAGCTTGTGAAAATGGATATTCTTTTAAATAATGAACAAGTGGATGCTTTATCATTTATTGTACATCGTGATTCAGCGTATGACCGTGGTAAAGTAATTGTAGAGAAATTACAGAAATTAATTCCAAGACAACAGTTTGAAGTGCCAATTCAGGCGACTATCGGAAATAAAGTTGTATCTCGTTCTACAATTAAGGCGATGCGTAAAAACGTACTTGCAAAATGTTACGGTGGTGACATTTCTCGTAAGCGTAAACTTCTTGATAAGCAAAAAGAAGGTAAAAAACGTATGAAGTCTGTTGGTTCTGTAGAAGTGCCGCAAGAAGCATTCATGGCTGTACTGAAAATGGATGATAACTAA
- the hrcA gene encoding heat-inducible transcriptional repressor HrcA, giving the protein MLTERQLLILQTIVDDFIGSAQPVGSRTLAKKDEITFSSATIRNEMADLEELGFIEKTHSSSGRVPSEKGYRFYVDHLLAPQNLPTDEIVQIKDLFAERIFEAEKIAQQSAQILSELTNYTAIVLGPKLSTNKLKNVQIVPLDRQTAVAIIVTDTGHVQSKTITVPESVDLSDLEKMVNILNEKLSGIPMAELHNKIFKEIVTVLRGYVHNYDSAIKMLDGTFQVPLSEKIYFGGKANMLSQPEFHDIQKVRSLLTMIDNEAEFYDILRHKQVGIQVKIGRENSSIAMEDCSLISATYSIGEEQLGTIAILGPTRMQYSRVISLLQLFTRQFTDGLKK; this is encoded by the coding sequence ATGCTTACGGAACGTCAGCTCTTAATTTTACAAACGATTGTTGATGACTTTATTGGATCAGCGCAACCAGTTGGTTCGAGGACGTTGGCTAAGAAAGATGAAATTACGTTTAGTTCAGCTACTATTCGAAATGAAATGGCTGATTTAGAGGAACTAGGATTTATTGAAAAAACGCATAGTTCTTCTGGGCGTGTTCCTTCTGAAAAAGGGTATCGTTTTTATGTAGACCATCTTTTAGCGCCACAAAACTTACCGACCGATGAAATTGTACAAATTAAAGATTTATTTGCTGAAAGAATTTTTGAAGCAGAAAAAATTGCACAACAATCAGCTCAAATTTTATCAGAGCTTACGAATTATACGGCCATTGTTCTTGGTCCGAAATTGAGCACAAATAAACTTAAAAATGTACAGATTGTACCGCTTGATCGTCAAACAGCAGTCGCTATTATTGTAACAGATACAGGGCATGTGCAAAGTAAAACGATTACCGTTCCGGAATCTGTTGATTTATCAGATTTAGAAAAAATGGTTAATATTTTAAATGAAAAGCTATCTGGTATACCTATGGCAGAACTTCATAATAAAATCTTTAAAGAGATTGTTACAGTCTTGCGTGGGTATGTTCATAATTACGATAGTGCAATAAAAATGTTGGATGGTACATTTCAAGTTCCTTTATCGGAAAAGATATACTTTGGAGGAAAAGCAAATATGCTTTCGCAGCCAGAGTTCCATGACATTCAAAAAGTAAGATCCTTGCTGACGATGATTGATAACGAAGCTGAGTTTTATGATATTTTGCGTCATAAACAAGTAGGTATTCAAGTGAAAATTGGCAGGGAAAATTCTTCGATCGCTATGGAAGATTGTAGTTTAATTTCTGCAACGTATTCGATTGGAGAAGAGCAACTTGGAACGATTGCGATTTTAGGTCCAACGAGAATGCAATACTCTCGTGTAATTAGTTTGTTGCAGTTATTTACAAGGCAATTTACTGATGGACTTAAAAAATAA
- the hemW gene encoding radical SAM family heme chaperone HemW — protein sequence MVQAAYIHIPFCQHICHYCDFNKVFIERQPVDQYLQYLEKEIINTVQKVPFESMKTIFVGGGTPTALNMEQTKQLLDIINRRLRPFAPNCELTFEANPGDLPKEKLNLLLEGGVNRISFGVQTFRDELLEKIGRRHTREDAFVAIREAQEVGFTNINVDLIYALPGQTIEDVKETLDIAFTLGVQHFSAYSLIVEPKTVFYNLMNKGKLRLPGEDHEAKMYEMVMDEMEKNGYNQYEISNFSKGDNESRHNLTYWNNEEYYGFGAGAHSYVNGERIQNVGPLKQYFTKIDETGFPYLDVHAVTEKEKMEEELFLGLRKTKGVSKLEFQKRFNVEMDHVFAKQLQSNQEQGLLENRDGHVCLTRKGKLLGNEVFQSFLMD from the coding sequence TTGGTACAAGCTGCATATATTCATATTCCATTTTGTCAGCATATTTGTCACTATTGTGATTTTAATAAAGTATTTATTGAACGCCAACCGGTTGATCAATACTTACAATATTTAGAGAAAGAAATAATAAATACGGTTCAAAAAGTACCGTTTGAAAGTATGAAAACGATTTTTGTTGGCGGAGGAACTCCGACAGCTTTAAATATGGAGCAAACAAAACAGCTACTCGACATCATTAACCGTCGTTTGCGTCCATTTGCGCCGAATTGTGAATTAACATTTGAAGCGAATCCAGGTGATTTACCGAAAGAGAAGTTGAACTTATTGCTAGAAGGTGGAGTAAACCGAATTAGTTTTGGTGTGCAAACGTTTCGTGATGAGCTACTTGAGAAGATTGGACGCAGGCATACGAGAGAAGATGCATTCGTAGCAATTCGAGAAGCGCAGGAAGTCGGTTTCACAAATATTAATGTAGATTTAATTTATGCTCTGCCAGGACAGACGATAGAAGATGTAAAGGAAACATTAGATATTGCCTTTACGCTTGGTGTACAACATTTCTCAGCATATTCCTTAATTGTGGAACCGAAAACCGTATTTTATAACTTAATGAATAAAGGGAAATTAAGACTTCCAGGTGAAGACCATGAAGCGAAAATGTACGAAATGGTAATGGATGAAATGGAGAAAAATGGTTATAACCAGTATGAGATTAGTAACTTCTCAAAAGGTGATAATGAAAGTAGACACAATCTCACATACTGGAATAATGAAGAGTATTATGGATTTGGAGCTGGAGCGCATAGTTATGTGAACGGGGAACGAATTCAAAATGTAGGTCCGCTCAAGCAATATTTCACTAAAATTGATGAGACAGGATTTCCATATTTAGATGTTCACGCAGTGACAGAGAAAGAAAAAATGGAAGAAGAGTTGTTCTTAGGACTTCGAAAAACAAAAGGTGTTTCTAAGTTAGAATTCCAAAAGAGATTTAATGTGGAGATGGATCATGTTTTTGCAAAGCAGTTACAAAGTAATCAAGAACAGGGATTACTTGAAAACAGAGATGGACATGTTTGTTTAACGAGGAAAGGGAAACTATTAGGGAATGAAGTATTCCAGTCATTTTTGATGGATTAA
- the gpr gene encoding GPR endopeptidase: MKEPLDLSKYSVRTDLAVEAHQMLQERQEEQKGIQGVIVKEREEEGVTITKVTIDEIASESMGKKPGNYLTLEVQGIRQQDTELQQKVERIFAKEFSYFLEEVGVSKEASCLIVGLGNWNVTPDALGPIVVENVLVTRHLFKLQPESVEEGFRPVSAIRPGVMGITGIETSDVIYGIIEKTKPDFVIAIDALAARSIERVNSTIQISDTGIHPGSGVGNKRKELSKETLGIPVIAIGVPTVVDAVSITSDTIDFILKHFGRELKEGNKPSRSLLPAGFTFGEKKKLTEEDMPDEKSRNMFLGAIGTLEEEEKRKLIYEVLSPLGHNLMVTPKEVDAFIEDMANVIASGLNAALHHQIDQDNTGAYTH; the protein is encoded by the coding sequence ATGAAAGAACCATTAGATTTAAGTAAATATAGTGTTAGAACTGACCTTGCTGTAGAGGCGCACCAAATGCTGCAAGAGCGCCAAGAAGAACAAAAAGGGATACAGGGAGTTATTGTAAAAGAGAGGGAAGAAGAGGGCGTTACAATTACAAAAGTAACTATTGATGAAATTGCATCTGAGTCGATGGGGAAAAAACCTGGGAATTATTTAACTCTTGAGGTGCAAGGTATACGACAACAAGATACGGAACTTCAGCAAAAAGTAGAGCGTATTTTTGCAAAAGAATTTTCTTATTTCTTAGAAGAGGTTGGTGTTTCAAAAGAAGCGAGTTGTTTAATCGTCGGGCTTGGGAATTGGAATGTAACGCCGGATGCACTCGGACCGATAGTTGTAGAGAACGTACTGGTGACGAGACATTTGTTTAAATTGCAGCCTGAAAGTGTGGAAGAGGGTTTTAGACCTGTTAGTGCCATTCGTCCAGGGGTAATGGGGATTACAGGAATCGAAACGAGCGATGTCATTTACGGAATTATTGAAAAGACAAAACCAGACTTTGTCATCGCAATTGATGCATTAGCTGCGCGTTCTATTGAACGAGTAAATAGTACGATACAAATTTCTGATACAGGAATTCATCCAGGATCTGGTGTTGGGAATAAGCGTAAGGAACTAAGTAAAGAAACATTAGGTATTCCTGTTATCGCAATTGGTGTGCCAACTGTGGTAGATGCCGTTTCGATTACGAGTGATACAATTGATTTTATTTTGAAACATTTTGGCCGGGAACTGAAAGAAGGAAACAAACCATCACGCTCTTTATTACCAGCTGGTTTTACATTTGGAGAAAAGAAAAAATTAACAGAAGAAGATATGCCAGATGAAAAGAGTCGAAATATGTTTTTAGGGGCTATTGGTACGTTGGAAGAAGAAGAAAAGAGAAAGTTGATTTATGAAGTGTTATCTCCTCTTGGTCATAATTTAATGGTAACCCCAAAAGAAGTAGATGCGTTTATTGAGGATATGGCAAATGTAATAGCAAGTGGTTTAAATGCAGCACTGCATCATCAGATTGATCAAGATAACACAGGGGCCTATACACATTGA
- a CDS encoding YqzM family protein, with protein sequence MNDFEQNVQSKRNDAIDSGVGFIVSFGFFATLFIIATVIKFIGS encoded by the coding sequence ATGAATGATTTTGAACAAAACGTTCAAAGTAAACGCAATGACGCTATTGATTCAGGGGTAGGATTTATCGTCTCATTTGGTTTTTTCGCAACACTTTTCATTATTGCAACTGTTATTAAATTCATCGGTTCTTAA
- a CDS encoding winged helix-turn-helix transcriptional regulator has product MSENIRKDIREKIQKGNFNCEKELTLSIISGKWKVVILWHLGVEGPHRFSELQRLFPSISHKVLSNQLKELMEDGIIDRTVYPEIPPRVEYYMTELGMSLLPIVEMMYDWGKMRMEQIRNTL; this is encoded by the coding sequence ATGTCCGAAAATATTCGAAAAGATATTCGAGAGAAAATACAAAAAGGTAATTTTAATTGCGAAAAGGAACTGACGCTTTCTATTATTAGTGGGAAGTGGAAAGTTGTGATATTGTGGCACTTAGGTGTGGAAGGTCCGCATCGTTTTAGTGAATTACAACGTCTGTTCCCGAGTATTTCTCATAAAGTGTTGTCAAATCAATTGAAAGAGTTAATGGAGGACGGGATTATTGATCGAACAGTATACCCGGAAATTCCTCCGCGAGTTGAGTACTATATGACGGAATTAGGTATGTCGCTTTTACCGATCGTTGAAATGATGTATGATTGGGGAAAAATGCGAATGGAACAAATTCGTAACACTTTATAA
- the holA gene encoding DNA polymerase III subunit delta has product MSDIHKKIKKKQFAPLYVLYGTEAYFINETIKLITTEALEEEDREFNVVTYDLEEVYLEDVVEDAHTLPFFGERKVILIKSPLFLTAQKEKLEQNIKILEEYIGEPSPFSILVFVAPYEKLDERKKITKLLKKTADVIEANAMQVQDVQKWIVSRADEVHVHIDNAAVSLLLELVGSNVTMLAKEMDKLTLYVGMGGEITPKLVTELVPKSVEQNVFALTEKVVKKDIAGAMQILDGLFTQQEEPIKLLALLVSQFRLLHQVKELQQRGYGQNQIASHIGVHPYRVKLAMNQTKFFSFEELKKVIIELAEADYSMKTGKMDKKLVLEFFLMRLNHM; this is encoded by the coding sequence ATGAGTGATATACATAAGAAGATTAAAAAGAAACAGTTCGCTCCGTTGTATGTACTGTATGGAACGGAAGCCTATTTTATAAATGAAACGATAAAGCTTATTACAACGGAAGCGCTTGAAGAGGAAGATCGAGAGTTTAATGTTGTGACATACGATTTGGAAGAAGTGTATTTAGAAGATGTAGTTGAGGATGCGCATACGCTTCCTTTTTTTGGAGAGCGTAAAGTTATATTAATAAAATCACCATTATTTTTAACGGCACAAAAAGAAAAATTAGAACAAAATATAAAAATTTTAGAAGAATATATTGGGGAGCCATCTCCTTTTTCTATTCTTGTTTTTGTTGCGCCTTATGAAAAATTAGACGAACGAAAAAAAATTACAAAACTATTAAAGAAAACAGCGGATGTAATAGAAGCAAATGCGATGCAAGTGCAGGATGTTCAGAAGTGGATTGTTTCTCGTGCGGATGAGGTGCATGTGCATATTGATAATGCAGCTGTTAGTTTGTTGTTAGAGCTTGTGGGAAGTAATGTAACAATGTTAGCGAAGGAAATGGACAAGTTAACGTTATACGTCGGTATGGGCGGAGAAATTACGCCAAAACTTGTCACGGAACTTGTGCCGAAATCTGTTGAGCAAAATGTGTTTGCTTTAACAGAAAAAGTGGTGAAAAAAGATATCGCTGGTGCGATGCAAATTTTAGACGGATTATTTACACAGCAGGAAGAACCAATTAAACTGCTCGCGTTATTAGTAAGTCAATTCCGCTTGCTCCATCAAGTGAAAGAATTACAACAGCGTGGTTACGGACAAAATCAAATTGCTTCCCATATTGGTGTGCACCCGTACCGGGTAAAGTTGGCGATGAATCAAACAAAGTTTTTCTCTTTTGAAGAATTAAAAAAAGTTATTATAGAATTAGCGGAAGCTGATTATAGTATGAAGACTGGAAAGATGGATAAGAAACTTGTGCTTGAGTTTTTCTTAATGCGGTTAAATCATATGTAG